The following proteins are co-located in the Mycolicibacterium goodii genome:
- a CDS encoding indolepyruvate ferredoxin oxidoreductase family protein yields MTELVDPRTAADPSDLDARYRASSGPVLMTGVQAIARQMVEQHERDRRAGQRVATFVSGYPGSPLAGLDKLLGGLTDITAQHDIRLVHGMNEELAATAVWGSQLELPKGERTHDGVVGVWYGKGPGLDRASDALRHAAMYGAHPTGGALVYVGDDPAAKSSTLPAASERSLAALSMPIFFPRNAEEVVAFGMYAVALSRASGCWPAIKLVADVADGLWTLNRDFAEFDIAVPSIEWDSRLWTYRQRVLAAPPDSLLAEADLYGPRWAMVEAFNAANPIDVIEVDPPEAWLGIVAVGTAYDAVRQALTDLCLSEADLRSAGIRILRVGMPYPLGAEKIRMLARGVETLLVVEDKTAFVESQVKDVLYGADCAPAVLGKKDADGRPLIPADGELTADRLAKPLWKILSGRVQVRAPRPPALSLSVLPAKRTAYFCSGCPHNRSTAVPAGSLAGGGIGCHTLVTMSSRTDSQVTGLTQMGGEGAQWIGQAPYTDVEHIFQNVGDGTFFHSAQLAVQANIAAGTNITYKLLFNGAVAMTGAQDPEAALSVPALTHKLAAEGVSKIIVCAEDPGRHRDASFADGVEVWHRDRLDEAQRLLREVKGVTVLIYDQQCAAEARRKRKRGTLPTRRTRVVINEAVCEGCGDCGVKSNCLSVQPVETEFGRKTRIDQTSCNTDYSCLDGQCPSFVTVEMPDTPSHSVASLPAPPTVAAPDVRTVDDTYNVFLAGVGGTGIVTVNQVLGVAALRAGLHVEGLDQTGLSQKAGPVTSHLRLSPDQAQSANRISAGAADCILAFDLLTAADARNVAYGNAEQTVTVASTSRTATGDMVYDSSVSYPEEAVLLDRLGTRARQVIAFDALAAAQTLFGSTAAANFLLVGAAYQAGALPIPAEDIEEAIAVNGVAVRANQAAFRWGRVAVAAPEAFRDASSAAETARRSDTAVPHHLLASCPVTGATREILDRRAAQLVAYQGDRIASRYLSVVEEIWRRERAVTDRTEFSSAVATNLHKLMAYKDEYEVARMLTDPAFTAAVQADVPGGTNLKYMLHPPTLKALGRTKKIGFGPRSHGALRLLAKGRFLRGTPLDPFGYAHVRRLERALAAHYEGVVRELGTTLTRDSFDAAVQVASAPEIVRGYEDVKLRNVQSYIARLKALGIDTTPLRA; encoded by the coding sequence ATGACCGAACTGGTCGACCCCCGTACCGCAGCGGACCCGTCCGATCTCGATGCGCGCTACCGGGCATCATCCGGGCCCGTGTTGATGACCGGAGTGCAGGCGATCGCCCGGCAGATGGTCGAACAGCACGAGCGGGATCGTCGCGCCGGTCAGCGGGTGGCCACGTTCGTCTCGGGCTATCCCGGCAGCCCGTTGGCCGGCCTGGACAAACTCCTGGGCGGCCTCACGGATATCACCGCGCAGCACGACATCCGCCTGGTCCACGGGATGAACGAGGAGCTCGCGGCCACCGCTGTCTGGGGCAGCCAGTTGGAACTTCCGAAGGGCGAGCGCACGCACGACGGCGTGGTGGGTGTCTGGTATGGCAAAGGCCCCGGCCTGGACCGCGCCAGCGATGCACTGCGGCACGCCGCCATGTACGGCGCCCACCCCACCGGAGGCGCGCTGGTGTACGTCGGCGACGATCCCGCCGCGAAGTCGTCGACGCTGCCCGCTGCCAGCGAGCGCTCTCTGGCGGCGCTGTCGATGCCGATCTTCTTCCCGCGCAACGCAGAAGAGGTCGTCGCATTCGGGATGTACGCGGTGGCGCTGTCGCGCGCATCGGGGTGCTGGCCCGCGATCAAGCTGGTGGCCGATGTCGCAGACGGGCTGTGGACGCTGAATCGCGACTTCGCCGAGTTCGACATCGCCGTGCCCTCGATCGAATGGGATTCCCGGTTATGGACCTACCGGCAACGGGTCCTGGCCGCACCGCCCGACAGCTTGCTGGCCGAGGCCGACCTGTACGGACCGCGGTGGGCCATGGTGGAAGCGTTCAACGCCGCCAACCCGATCGACGTCATCGAGGTCGATCCGCCCGAGGCGTGGCTGGGCATCGTCGCGGTCGGCACCGCCTACGACGCGGTTCGTCAGGCCTTGACCGACCTGTGCCTATCCGAGGCCGACCTGCGGTCCGCGGGCATCCGCATCCTCCGCGTCGGGATGCCGTACCCGCTGGGCGCCGAAAAGATCCGGATGCTCGCCCGCGGAGTCGAGACGCTGCTGGTGGTGGAGGACAAGACCGCCTTCGTCGAATCACAGGTGAAAGACGTTCTGTACGGGGCAGATTGCGCGCCCGCTGTGCTGGGCAAGAAAGATGCCGACGGGCGACCGCTGATTCCCGCCGACGGTGAACTGACCGCGGACCGACTCGCGAAGCCGCTGTGGAAGATTCTCTCCGGGCGCGTACAGGTGCGCGCACCGCGGCCCCCTGCGCTGTCGCTGAGTGTCCTACCGGCGAAACGCACCGCCTACTTCTGTTCGGGCTGCCCCCACAACCGGTCGACCGCGGTGCCCGCCGGTTCGCTGGCCGGAGGTGGTATCGGTTGTCACACGTTGGTGACCATGTCGTCGCGCACCGATTCTCAGGTCACCGGGCTGACCCAGATGGGCGGCGAGGGCGCCCAGTGGATCGGACAGGCGCCGTACACCGACGTCGAGCACATCTTCCAGAATGTCGGTGACGGCACGTTCTTCCACTCCGCCCAGCTGGCTGTCCAGGCCAATATCGCTGCGGGAACCAACATCACGTACAAGCTCTTGTTCAACGGCGCCGTCGCCATGACCGGCGCGCAGGATCCCGAGGCTGCACTGTCGGTGCCCGCACTGACCCACAAACTCGCCGCGGAGGGCGTCAGCAAGATCATCGTGTGCGCCGAGGATCCCGGCAGGCACCGCGACGCGTCGTTCGCCGACGGTGTCGAGGTGTGGCACCGCGATCGACTCGACGAGGCGCAACGTCTGCTGCGCGAGGTCAAGGGTGTCACCGTTCTGATCTACGACCAGCAATGTGCGGCCGAAGCCCGCCGTAAACGCAAGCGCGGAACGTTGCCGACACGGCGAACCCGTGTGGTGATCAACGAGGCGGTCTGCGAAGGGTGCGGTGACTGCGGGGTCAAGAGCAACTGCCTGTCCGTGCAGCCCGTCGAAACCGAGTTCGGCCGCAAGACCCGCATCGACCAAACCTCGTGCAACACCGACTATTCGTGTCTGGACGGCCAATGCCCATCGTTCGTGACCGTTGAAATGCCCGATACCCCGTCACATTCGGTGGCCTCGCTGCCCGCGCCGCCGACGGTCGCCGCACCTGATGTCCGCACCGTCGACGACACCTACAACGTGTTCCTCGCGGGTGTCGGTGGCACCGGCATCGTGACGGTCAACCAGGTGCTCGGGGTGGCCGCACTGCGAGCCGGGCTGCACGTCGAAGGACTCGACCAGACCGGACTCAGCCAGAAGGCCGGGCCGGTGACGTCGCATCTGCGGTTGAGCCCTGATCAGGCGCAGTCCGCGAATCGGATCAGCGCAGGCGCTGCGGACTGCATCCTTGCGTTCGACCTCCTGACCGCCGCCGATGCCCGGAACGTGGCTTACGGAAATGCAGAGCAGACGGTCACCGTCGCCTCCACGAGCCGGACCGCGACCGGTGACATGGTCTACGACAGTTCGGTGAGCTACCCCGAGGAGGCCGTCCTGCTCGATCGCCTCGGTACCCGGGCCCGACAGGTCATCGCGTTCGACGCGCTCGCGGCGGCGCAGACGCTGTTCGGCAGCACCGCGGCGGCGAACTTCCTGCTCGTCGGTGCCGCCTATCAGGCCGGCGCACTGCCCATCCCCGCCGAGGACATCGAGGAGGCGATCGCGGTCAACGGGGTGGCGGTACGCGCCAACCAGGCCGCGTTCCGGTGGGGCCGCGTCGCCGTCGCCGCCCCCGAGGCGTTTCGCGACGCGTCGTCGGCAGCCGAGACCGCGCGCCGCAGCGATACCGCGGTACCGCACCACCTGCTGGCGTCCTGCCCGGTCACCGGCGCGACTCGGGAGATCCTGGACCGGCGGGCCGCACAGCTGGTTGCCTACCAGGGCGATCGGATCGCCTCGCGTTACCTCTCGGTCGTCGAGGAGATCTGGCGACGGGAGCGCGCCGTCACCGATCGCACCGAATTCTCGTCTGCGGTCGCGACGAATCTGCACAAGCTCATGGCATACAAGGACGAGTACGAGGTCGCCCGCATGCTGACCGATCCCGCGTTCACCGCGGCGGTTCAGGCCGACGTCCCCGGCGGCACAAACCTCAAGTACATGCTGCACCCGCCGACGCTGAAGGCACTGGGGCGTACCAAGAAGATCGGCTTCGGCCCGAGAAGCCACGGTGCACTCAGGTTGTTGGCCAAGGGCAGGTTCCTGCGCGGCACGCCGCTCGACCCGTTCGGCTACGCGCACGTGCGCCGCCTCGAGCGTGCACTGGCCGCCCACTACGAGGGCGTGGTGCGCGAGCTGGGCACGACACTGACGCGGGACTCTTTCGACGCTGCCGTGCAGGTGGCGTCGGCACCCGAGATCGTCCGCGGATACGAGGATGTGAAACTGCGCAACGTGCAGTCCTACATCGCGCGTCTCAAGGCACTGGGGATCGACACGACACCGCTACGCGCGTGA
- a CDS encoding Lrp/AsnC family transcriptional regulator, protein MLNIDRLDVEILRRLSADARTGVVELASSLGVSRNTVQSRVRRLEEAGLVTGYRPQFDIAQAGFPVQAFVALEITQVRLSAVVEELAEIPQVLEVHATTGREDLLVRVATVTQAELQELIERVVAIPGVVHSVTTLCLTTPLPFRVIPLLDESTRDTGWGRSTPRP, encoded by the coding sequence TTGCTCAATATCGACCGACTCGACGTCGAGATCCTGCGCAGACTGTCGGCCGACGCCCGTACGGGTGTGGTCGAGCTGGCGTCGTCACTGGGTGTCTCGCGCAATACCGTGCAGTCGCGGGTGCGGAGGCTGGAAGAGGCAGGGCTGGTGACCGGGTACCGGCCCCAGTTCGACATCGCGCAGGCCGGGTTCCCGGTCCAGGCCTTCGTCGCGTTGGAGATCACCCAGGTCCGGCTCTCGGCGGTCGTCGAGGAGCTCGCCGAGATTCCTCAGGTGCTCGAGGTCCACGCCACCACCGGGCGCGAGGATCTGTTGGTCCGGGTCGCGACCGTCACGCAGGCCGAACTACAGGAACTGATCGAACGCGTCGTCGCGATCCCGGGGGTGGTGCACTCGGTGACCACGCTGTGCCTCACCACGCCGCTGCCGTTCCGGGTGATTCCCCTCCTGGACGAGAGCACCCGCGACACCGGGTGGGGACGCTCTACGCCCAGGCCGTGA
- a CDS encoding helix-turn-helix domain-containing protein: MATTNRRASLVVGAEHYKQPWHSWACAAAPVVDPITRRAVGTVNVACRAEDANHLLLVAVRALVSGVETALGEAATARQRRMLDAHMSLSSTASSAVVTVDSQTMIVADSAAHLNLDRAELWAIVQECGAGTTEVALNDEFRARVYPVSAGRIDDGVVLVVSRGVPHSLPVPALPALPNLTPLEEAERKVIADTLAECGGNKTEAATRLGLSRGTLYGRLRRYRMT; the protein is encoded by the coding sequence ATGGCAACCACAAACAGGCGTGCGTCCCTGGTGGTTGGCGCCGAACATTACAAGCAGCCGTGGCACTCGTGGGCGTGCGCGGCAGCACCGGTGGTCGATCCCATCACGCGCCGCGCCGTCGGAACGGTCAACGTCGCGTGCCGTGCCGAGGACGCCAACCACCTGCTGCTCGTGGCAGTCCGTGCGCTGGTGAGCGGCGTCGAGACGGCCCTCGGGGAGGCGGCCACCGCCCGGCAGCGACGCATGCTCGATGCCCACATGTCGTTGTCGTCGACGGCGTCGAGTGCGGTTGTCACCGTCGACAGCCAGACGATGATCGTCGCGGACTCGGCGGCCCACCTGAACCTGGACCGCGCCGAACTCTGGGCCATCGTTCAGGAATGTGGCGCCGGCACAACAGAAGTCGCGCTGAACGACGAGTTCCGTGCGCGCGTCTACCCCGTGTCGGCGGGACGCATCGACGACGGCGTGGTGCTGGTGGTCAGCCGCGGAGTGCCGCACAGCCTGCCGGTGCCGGCGTTGCCTGCGCTGCCGAATCTCACACCGCTCGAAGAGGCCGAGCGCAAGGTGATCGCCGATACGCTCGCCGAATGTGGCGGCAACAAGACCGAGGCCGCGACCCGGCTCGGGTTGTCGCGCGGCACGCTCTATGGTCGCCTCCGGCGCTACCGCATGACGTGA
- a CDS encoding MFS transporter, producing the protein MGGFYFAASWTPRLLEQSGFSEDQGLGAGVLLNLGGLAGTLLFGVLTLRASRNTLTIMAFTCCGLAFLAMTFALGSIPTALAVAVAIGLFVNASAAGLHSIGPELYPAPVRATGMGWAMGVGRLGALIAPVLAGVLLDNAWSPESLFRMLAWPMIAAAFAVLLMTARIRRHTVPRNPVPAR; encoded by the coding sequence ATGGGCGGTTTCTACTTCGCCGCGAGTTGGACGCCGCGACTGCTCGAACAGAGCGGATTCTCTGAGGATCAGGGGTTGGGGGCGGGAGTGCTGTTGAACCTCGGTGGTCTCGCGGGGACGCTGCTGTTCGGCGTGCTGACCTTGCGCGCGTCCCGGAACACGTTGACCATCATGGCATTCACGTGTTGCGGTCTGGCATTTCTCGCCATGACCTTTGCGCTCGGCTCGATTCCCACCGCGCTGGCAGTCGCGGTGGCAATCGGTCTGTTCGTCAACGCCAGTGCCGCGGGTCTGCACTCGATCGGACCGGAGTTGTACCCGGCGCCGGTGCGGGCCACCGGCATGGGCTGGGCCATGGGCGTCGGTCGTCTCGGCGCGTTGATCGCGCCGGTCCTCGCCGGTGTCCTGCTCGACAACGCATGGTCGCCGGAGTCACTGTTCCGCATGCTCGCGTGGCCGATGATCGCGGCCGCGTTCGCGGTGCTGCTCATGACTGCGCGGATCCGCAGGCACACGGTGCCGCGGAACCCGGTGCCCGCGCGATGA
- a CDS encoding NAD(P)-dependent alcohol dehydrogenase yields MKAVRLHDYRKPPTVEEIPDPVLSGPLDVIVRIGGAGVCRTDLHIVEGQWQKAMNPTLPYTLGHENAGWIEEIGAGVTDLAVGDAVIVHPQPSCGLCFACRCGDDMRCENAFFPGVSNHDGGMAEYLRTSARACVKLRADTDPAEVAALADAGLTAYHAVRKAIPLLPPGTTAVVQGVGGLGHIGIQALAALTATTIVAVDTNPAALDLAKRVGADHLLLADGSHIDHVTDITEGRGADVVFDFVAEGGAEQDAWAMTGNGGSHYVIGYGGELRVPTAEFVLGQRNVVGNSVGSHRDLVELMELAHAGRIALHNQRYPLEAAAQAFDDLANERVRGRAVLVP; encoded by the coding sequence TTGAAAGCTGTTCGACTGCACGACTACCGCAAACCTCCGACGGTGGAGGAGATACCCGATCCGGTGTTGAGCGGTCCACTGGACGTCATCGTGCGTATCGGCGGCGCGGGGGTGTGCCGGACGGATCTGCACATCGTCGAGGGGCAGTGGCAGAAGGCGATGAATCCCACTTTGCCATACACTCTCGGCCACGAAAACGCCGGATGGATAGAAGAAATCGGAGCGGGTGTGACCGACCTTGCGGTCGGCGACGCGGTGATCGTTCACCCCCAACCGTCCTGTGGACTGTGCTTCGCGTGCCGGTGCGGCGATGACATGCGTTGCGAGAACGCCTTTTTCCCGGGTGTGTCCAACCATGACGGCGGAATGGCCGAGTACCTGCGGACCAGCGCCAGGGCCTGCGTCAAACTGCGCGCGGACACCGATCCCGCCGAGGTCGCCGCGCTCGCCGATGCCGGGCTGACGGCCTACCACGCGGTGCGCAAAGCGATCCCACTGTTACCGCCGGGGACCACTGCGGTCGTGCAGGGGGTGGGCGGACTCGGGCACATCGGCATCCAGGCGTTGGCGGCCCTGACCGCGACCACCATTGTCGCGGTCGACACCAACCCGGCCGCGTTGGATCTGGCGAAGCGCGTCGGAGCGGACCACCTGCTCCTGGCCGATGGTTCGCACATCGACCACGTCACCGACATCACCGAAGGGCGCGGGGCGGACGTCGTGTTCGACTTCGTCGCCGAGGGCGGGGCTGAGCAGGATGCGTGGGCCATGACCGGAAACGGCGGGTCGCACTACGTCATCGGCTACGGCGGAGAACTTCGTGTACCCACTGCCGAATTTGTTCTGGGACAACGCAACGTCGTCGGGAACAGCGTGGGAAGTCATCGTGACCTGGTCGAGCTGATGGAGCTTGCGCACGCCGGCAGGATCGCGTTGCACAACCAACGCTATCCGCTTGAGGCCGCCGCCCAGGCCTTCGACGACCTCGCAAACGAACGGGTGCGGGGGCGCGCGGTGCTGGTGCCGTGA
- a CDS encoding alpha/beta hydrolase, with translation MILQPHDLADPRLFSPEPVRAIDGAVSYLGVRYAVLPGWRPLTLDLHVPVTAGRAPVVVYAHGGGFVCGVREMGPWAGLPAQGFAVASIDYRLSAEARYPHPIDDVLAALDWVRAHADTYGLDADQVARWGSSAGGYLMAQAALRDTVGLSALVLHYPLTDPSGVDAVRPFFGELDADGLARASIAAAVRNAKHLPPTHLSHGDADQRCGLQHSAALHRAVTAAGGVSVLNVVAGADHADPRFSTPEVVDVAVRFLREHLRVPPV, from the coding sequence GTGATCCTGCAACCGCACGACCTGGCCGATCCGAGGCTCTTCAGTCCCGAACCGGTGCGCGCCATCGACGGTGCGGTTTCCTATCTGGGCGTGCGGTACGCGGTCCTGCCCGGTTGGCGCCCACTGACGCTGGATCTGCACGTACCCGTGACGGCCGGCCGGGCACCCGTCGTCGTGTACGCCCACGGCGGCGGGTTCGTCTGCGGAGTGAGAGAGATGGGCCCGTGGGCGGGATTGCCCGCGCAGGGTTTCGCGGTGGCTTCGATCGACTATCGGCTCAGCGCTGAAGCGCGGTATCCGCATCCGATCGACGATGTGCTTGCGGCGCTCGACTGGGTCCGTGCCCACGCCGACACCTACGGTCTGGACGCGGATCAAGTCGCGAGATGGGGTAGTTCGGCCGGTGGCTACCTGATGGCCCAGGCTGCGCTTCGCGACACCGTGGGCCTGTCAGCACTCGTGCTGCACTATCCGCTGACGGATCCCTCGGGCGTTGACGCGGTCCGGCCGTTCTTCGGCGAACTGGATGCCGACGGCCTGGCCCGGGCGTCAATTGCGGCAGCGGTCCGGAACGCCAAACACCTGCCACCTACGCACCTCAGTCATGGGGACGCCGATCAACGCTGCGGTCTGCAACACAGCGCCGCCCTGCATCGCGCGGTCACCGCGGCTGGTGGGGTGTCGGTGCTGAACGTCGTCGCCGGCGCCGACCACGCCGACCCCCGGTTCTCCACGCCTGAAGTGGTGGACGTGGCGGTGCGGTTCCTCAGGGAGCACCTGCGCGTGCCGCCGGTCTGA
- a CDS encoding HNH endonuclease signature motif containing protein yields MPFEHTFDDLDDAALVAEIEECARAENAAAARKLRLVAEFTARRAADAEDVVLGWSADDWAATAAEVGAALNVGAWVASKWMRVSQELRERLPQVEGLFAAGWLSPQVVATLTWATHLVCDERVLAIVDAQLAARAGEFGPMTIEGVKRCVASVLEKCDPAAVRRSREASRGRDVRFGKPDDVTGTVSISGRVNTADAVAFQKRSAHLVGGVCGDDPRTAGQRRADAFGVIAVQGERLVCLCGDPECRWAGVDPRAANTMVHVFAEPSVLDAKPDPYVHGDHASNPAPFTDPDGDGMPDDPTAEQDSTPEPEPEWDQQWWSEIPLPPEPEPEPEPEPEPEPEPEPEPELAPAAGGSRVHPLVIPPAPVVSPQRATAVIVGGGLVPASYVAQLIASGAKVKQVREPSEVAESGYRPSVGLAEFVRMRDLTCRFPGCDRPAECCDIDHTVPFPWGATHASNTKCLCRFHHLIKTFWAGFVDQQLPDGRVVWTMPSGRTYTTVPGSRWVFPQWDTTTTALPPPPPRTDSGQRGVMMPRRRLTRAAEQARQIRSERARNQAHLSERNNPPP; encoded by the coding sequence ATGCCTTTCGAACATACGTTCGACGACCTTGATGATGCGGCGTTGGTGGCCGAGATCGAGGAGTGTGCGCGTGCCGAGAACGCGGCGGCGGCGCGCAAGCTGCGGCTGGTGGCGGAGTTCACCGCGCGGCGGGCTGCTGATGCGGAGGACGTGGTGTTGGGGTGGTCGGCCGATGATTGGGCGGCGACTGCTGCGGAGGTGGGCGCGGCGCTGAACGTGGGCGCGTGGGTGGCGTCGAAGTGGATGCGCGTCTCGCAGGAGTTGCGGGAGCGGTTGCCGCAGGTGGAGGGGCTGTTCGCGGCGGGGTGGTTGAGTCCGCAGGTGGTCGCGACGCTGACGTGGGCGACGCATCTGGTGTGCGATGAGCGGGTGCTGGCGATCGTGGATGCGCAGTTGGCGGCGCGGGCCGGTGAGTTCGGGCCGATGACGATCGAGGGTGTGAAGCGTTGTGTGGCCAGTGTGTTGGAGAAGTGTGATCCGGCGGCGGTGCGGCGTTCGCGGGAGGCGTCGCGGGGTCGGGATGTGCGGTTCGGCAAGCCTGATGATGTGACCGGGACGGTGTCGATTTCGGGGCGGGTGAATACCGCGGATGCGGTGGCGTTTCAGAAGCGCAGTGCGCATCTGGTGGGCGGGGTGTGTGGGGATGATCCGCGGACGGCGGGGCAGCGGCGTGCGGATGCGTTCGGGGTGATCGCCGTGCAGGGGGAGCGGTTGGTGTGTTTGTGTGGGGATCCGGAGTGTCGGTGGGCGGGGGTGGATCCGCGGGCGGCCAACACGATGGTGCATGTGTTTGCCGAGCCGTCGGTATTGGATGCCAAGCCCGATCCTTATGTGCATGGGGATCACGCGTCGAACCCGGCGCCGTTCACCGATCCCGACGGTGACGGCATGCCGGATGACCCGACCGCTGAGCAGGATTCGACACCGGAACCTGAGCCGGAGTGGGATCAGCAGTGGTGGTCTGAGATACCGCTGCCTCCAGAGCCAGAGCCAGAGCCAGAGCCAGAGCCAGAGCCAGAGCCAGAGCCAGAGCCAGAGCCAGAGCTTGCGCCGGCGGCTGGTGGGTCGAGGGTGCATCCGCTGGTGATTCCGCCCGCCCCGGTGGTCTCGCCGCAGCGGGCGACGGCGGTGATTGTCGGGGGTGGGCTGGTGCCGGCGTCGTATGTGGCGCAGTTGATCGCCTCCGGGGCCAAGGTGAAGCAGGTACGGGAGCCCTCAGAGGTCGCTGAGTCGGGGTATCGGCCGTCGGTGGGGTTGGCGGAGTTTGTGCGAATGCGGGATTTGACGTGTCGGTTCCCGGGGTGTGACCGGCCGGCGGAGTGTTGCGATATCGACCACACCGTGCCGTTCCCGTGGGGTGCCACGCATGCGTCGAACACCAAGTGTCTGTGTCGTTTTCATCATCTGATCAAGACGTTCTGGGCGGGTTTTGTCGACCAGCAATTGCCCGATGGGCGGGTGGTGTGGACGATGCCCAGTGGGCGCACGTATACAACGGTGCCGGGAAGTCGGTGGGTGTTCCCGCAGTGGGACACCACTACCACGGCGCTGCCCCCGCCCCCACCGCGAACCGATTCTGGGCAGCGGGGCGTGATGATGCCGCGGCGCCGGCTCACCCGCGCCGCCGAGCAGGCCCGCCAGATCCGCTCTGAACGCGCCCGCAACCAGGCGCACCTTTCCGAACGCAACAATCCACCCCCGTAG
- a CDS encoding TIGR02206 family membrane protein yields the protein MSVAQHEFTAYGPSHLVVLAVFVLGAALLVWTGRRQTQQQAKMLSRTLSVLLITAFVVALAYKLVRPHLDTSVPLQLCDVAELVAAYALWSQRHWAFVLTYYWGLVLSSQALLTPDVGTPEEGAPDFPHHLFITFFVLHVLVVWSAIYLTWGRRATLRWRDWRLAIIVTLAWFAVTFTFNTIFDTNYGYLNGKPPTASILDALGPWPFYLFVEVAIVIGVWALMTWPWVRKRQAAEQSADANLA from the coding sequence TTGAGCGTTGCGCAGCACGAGTTCACCGCCTACGGGCCGTCACACCTGGTGGTACTCGCCGTGTTCGTCCTCGGCGCCGCCCTGCTGGTGTGGACCGGTCGCAGGCAGACCCAACAGCAGGCCAAAATGCTGAGCCGAACGCTCTCGGTGCTGCTGATCACCGCGTTCGTCGTGGCGTTGGCCTACAAGCTGGTGCGGCCGCACCTCGACACCTCGGTGCCGCTTCAACTGTGTGATGTCGCCGAACTCGTCGCGGCGTACGCCCTGTGGTCCCAGCGGCATTGGGCCTTCGTGCTCACGTACTACTGGGGCCTGGTGCTCAGCTCGCAAGCGTTGCTCACGCCGGACGTCGGCACACCGGAAGAAGGCGCGCCGGACTTTCCACACCACCTGTTCATCACGTTCTTCGTGCTGCACGTGCTCGTGGTGTGGTCGGCCATCTACCTGACCTGGGGGCGACGGGCCACCCTGCGGTGGCGGGACTGGCGCCTGGCGATCATCGTGACCCTGGCCTGGTTCGCCGTGACGTTCACCTTCAACACGATCTTCGACACCAACTACGGCTACCTCAACGGCAAGCCGCCGACGGCCTCGATTCTCGACGCGTTGGGTCCGTGGCCGTTCTATCTGTTCGTGGAGGTGGCGATCGTCATCGGCGTGTGGGCCTTGATGACCTGGCCCTGGGTGCGCAAGCGGCAGGCCGCCGAACAGAGCGCGGACGCCAACCTGGCCTGA
- a CDS encoding Ku protein yields the protein MRSIWKGSIAFGLVNVPVKVYSATEDHDIKFHQVHAKDNGRIRYKRVCEVCGEVVEYRDINKAFESDDGQMVVITDEDIATLPEERSREIEVVEFIPAEQLDPLMYDKSYFLEPDSKSSKSYVLLAKTLADTDRIAIVHFSLRNKSRLAALRVKDFSKRDVMMIHTLLWPDEIRDPDFPILDKEVQIKPAELKMAGQVVESMTDDFKPDLYHDDYQEQLRELVQAKLEGGEAFSVEEQPAELDEGTEDVSDLLAKLEASVKARKGSKKESDESDSDSDSDSDSDSKPAKKAAAKKSAAKKTPAKKAPAKKAAAKKS from the coding sequence ATGCGATCCATCTGGAAGGGTTCGATCGCCTTCGGCCTGGTGAACGTGCCGGTCAAGGTCTACAGCGCGACCGAGGACCACGACATCAAGTTCCACCAGGTCCACGCCAAGGACAACGGGCGAATCCGTTACAAGCGCGTGTGCGAGGTCTGCGGCGAAGTCGTCGAGTACCGCGACATCAACAAGGCGTTCGAGTCCGATGACGGCCAGATGGTCGTGATCACCGACGAGGACATCGCGACCCTGCCCGAGGAACGCAGTCGCGAGATCGAGGTGGTCGAGTTCATCCCGGCCGAGCAGCTCGACCCGTTGATGTACGACAAGAGCTATTTCCTGGAGCCCGATTCGAAGTCGTCGAAGTCCTATGTGCTGCTCGCCAAGACGCTCGCGGACACCGACCGGATCGCGATCGTCCACTTCTCGCTGCGCAACAAGTCCCGGCTGGCGGCGTTGCGGGTCAAGGACTTCAGCAAGCGCGACGTCATGATGATCCACACCCTGCTGTGGCCCGATGAGATCCGCGACCCCGATTTCCCGATCCTGGACAAGGAAGTGCAGATCAAGCCGGCCGAGCTCAAGATGGCCGGGCAGGTCGTGGAATCGATGACCGACGACTTCAAACCCGACCTCTACCACGACGACTACCAGGAGCAGCTGCGCGAGCTGGTTCAGGCGAAACTCGAAGGCGGCGAAGCGTTCTCGGTCGAGGAGCAACCCGCCGAGCTCGACGAGGGCACCGAGGACGTGTCCGACCTGCTGGCCAAACTGGAGGCCAGCGTCAAGGCCCGCAAGGGCTCGAAGAAGGAATCCGACGAGTCTGACTCTGACTCTGACTCTGATTCCGACTCCGACTCGAAACCGGCCAAGAAGGCCGCCGCGAAGAAGTCCGCCGCCAAGAAAACCCCGGCCAAGAAGGCACCCGCCAAGAAGGCCGCCGCGAAGAAGTCCTAG